A genome region from Brooklawnia propionicigenes includes the following:
- a CDS encoding DUF1345 domain-containing protein: MAARFRSAILDEKKRSAVCAAVTILVAVPISYLWLRHEGAPAEHVAAVGAVIVWTVFAVVEAGATFLAYRGLTSDQLLAVLKADTGAATDAESPRAEQQQSESVSAETGPGAIVQAFAGRLSGSIEQGRRYWRRGTHDSYQVPSWSVHVSILALLVVGGILVTPALRGSQSVLFVALAMVIGSWVNVLVSYGVHYARLDIRARVFSFPGGQLREFVDYLYLALAVQTAFGTNDVSVTSVAGRRAVMGHSALAFVFNSVLIAMIVSLMLSSAYG; this comes from the coding sequence ATGGCAGCGAGATTCCGGTCGGCCATTCTCGATGAGAAGAAGCGTTCGGCCGTGTGCGCGGCAGTAACCATCCTGGTCGCCGTGCCGATCAGCTATCTGTGGCTCCGGCACGAGGGCGCACCGGCCGAGCATGTGGCGGCAGTCGGCGCCGTCATCGTGTGGACTGTGTTCGCGGTCGTCGAGGCGGGCGCGACGTTCCTCGCCTATCGCGGTCTCACCTCGGATCAACTACTCGCGGTGCTCAAGGCGGATACCGGCGCCGCAACCGACGCCGAGTCGCCGCGAGCGGAGCAGCAGCAGAGCGAGTCGGTATCCGCCGAGACTGGCCCGGGCGCCATCGTCCAGGCCTTCGCCGGGAGGCTCTCCGGCAGCATCGAACAGGGTCGGCGGTACTGGCGCCGCGGCACCCACGACAGCTATCAGGTGCCGTCGTGGTCGGTGCACGTGTCGATCCTGGCGTTGCTGGTGGTCGGTGGCATTCTCGTGACCCCGGCGCTGCGCGGTTCCCAGTCGGTGCTGTTCGTCGCGCTGGCGATGGTCATCGGTTCCTGGGTGAACGTGCTGGTCTCCTATGGCGTCCACTACGCCCGGCTGGACATCCGCGCACGGGTGTTCTCCTTTCCAGGCGGTCAGCTGCGCGAGTTCGTCGACTACCTATACCTGGCCCTGGCCGTGCAGACCGCCTTCGGTACGAACGACGTGTCGGTGACCAGCGTGGCGGGGCGGCGAGCCGTGATGGGTCACAGTGCCCTCGCGTTCGTGTTCAACTCGGTGCTCATCGCCATGATCGTGTCGCTGATGCTGAGCTCCGCATACGGTTGA
- a CDS encoding sensor histidine kinase, translating into MPDPRISDRPNLGAPAVAADGERTNRARLARKEQDLRIWDYLQLGTPWVLLALSTTIYFSWALPASGEGYWPDGASVLGLVAVTATWVLFGHTLPIRRKTLRPVPAVIYFVGFLALCLIFMTYSEVFVIFTISGFFYAYLLTPWPVGVLGVLATSVVLNGSMLLRSELTPQTLVMFILIVLVQTAAIGVGIPFSARTETEERKREKLVEQLETTLHENAGLHAQLVAQARESGIQDERQRLAGEIHDTLAQGLAGIITQLQAAERSANVQGEAESHVAVALRLARSSLAEARRSVRALAPEELGRAQLPDALRTLAERWSQDEGVPVQVEVTGIQLPISPAIEVSLFRVAQEALTNVAKHAEASRVGLTLSYAGPEVLLDVRDDGRGFAQTENPGFGLTSMRQRIRGVGGYLEVESVPGEGTSVSARVPAIVLPGHASEEEGDR; encoded by the coding sequence ATGCCGGATCCCCGGATCAGTGACCGCCCGAACCTCGGAGCGCCCGCAGTCGCCGCGGATGGGGAGCGGACGAATCGCGCCCGCCTGGCTCGGAAAGAACAAGACCTGCGGATCTGGGATTATCTCCAGTTGGGCACCCCCTGGGTTCTGCTGGCGCTCTCCACGACGATCTACTTCTCGTGGGCGTTACCGGCCTCCGGAGAGGGTTACTGGCCCGACGGGGCATCTGTCCTCGGACTCGTTGCGGTCACGGCAACGTGGGTGCTGTTCGGTCACACGCTGCCCATCAGGAGAAAGACGCTCCGACCTGTGCCCGCCGTCATCTATTTCGTCGGGTTCTTGGCGCTGTGCCTCATCTTCATGACCTACTCCGAGGTCTTCGTCATCTTCACCATTTCGGGATTCTTCTACGCCTACCTGCTCACTCCCTGGCCGGTAGGGGTACTCGGCGTCCTGGCCACCTCCGTCGTCCTCAATGGCTCGATGCTGCTGCGCAGCGAGCTGACCCCGCAGACGCTAGTGATGTTCATCCTGATCGTCCTCGTCCAGACGGCGGCAATCGGCGTGGGAATCCCCTTCTCAGCACGAACCGAGACCGAAGAACGCAAACGAGAGAAACTCGTGGAGCAACTCGAAACGACACTGCATGAGAATGCCGGCCTGCATGCGCAGCTGGTCGCCCAGGCCCGGGAATCGGGCATCCAGGACGAGCGACAGCGACTGGCCGGCGAGATCCACGACACCCTGGCCCAGGGCCTAGCCGGCATCATCACGCAACTTCAAGCCGCGGAGCGTTCCGCGAACGTTCAGGGCGAGGCGGAGAGCCATGTGGCGGTGGCGCTTCGGCTCGCGCGCAGCAGCCTGGCCGAGGCTCGGCGGTCTGTACGGGCGCTCGCTCCCGAGGAACTCGGCAGAGCGCAGCTTCCCGATGCTCTCCGAACGCTGGCCGAGCGATGGTCGCAGGACGAGGGCGTCCCGGTGCAGGTGGAGGTCACGGGCATCCAGCTGCCTATCAGTCCGGCGATCGAGGTGTCGCTCTTCCGTGTCGCCCAGGAAGCGCTGACCAACGTGGCGAAACATGCGGAGGCCTCGCGGGTCGGCCTGACACTGTCGTATGCGGGCCCCGAGGTGTTGCTCGATGTGCGGGACGATGGACGCGGATTCGCGCAAACCGAGAACCCAGGCTTCGGCCTGACGAGCATGCGTCAGCGCATCAGAGGTGTGGGTGGCTACCTCGAGGTGGAGAGCGTGCCGGGCGAGGGGACATCCGTGAGTGCGCGGGTACCGGCAATCGTTCTTCCGGGGCATGCGAGCGAGGAGGAGGGCGACCGATGA
- a CDS encoding response regulator: MIRLLIVDDHPIVRGGLRDTFANAEDIVVVGEAGDGAEGIKRAVALAADVVLMDLRMPGTDGVTATATLRERVPDIRVLILTTFDSEGDVLPAIEAGAIGYLLKDAVPDELMRAVRAAARGEAVLAPSVTQHLMGHVRRPSAGVLTDREKQVLELVANGNSNREAAAALFIGEASIKTHLQHIYDKLGVRDRASAVAEGYRRRLLK; the protein is encoded by the coding sequence ATGATTCGCTTGCTGATCGTCGATGACCATCCGATCGTCAGAGGCGGACTCCGGGACACGTTTGCGAACGCAGAGGACATCGTCGTGGTGGGCGAAGCCGGTGACGGCGCCGAGGGCATCAAACGCGCGGTGGCGCTGGCGGCGGATGTCGTGCTCATGGATCTCCGGATGCCCGGGACCGACGGTGTGACCGCTACCGCGACCCTGCGCGAGCGAGTCCCGGATATTCGGGTGCTGATCCTCACCACCTTCGACAGCGAAGGTGACGTCTTGCCGGCGATCGAGGCGGGTGCGATCGGCTACCTCCTGAAGGACGCTGTTCCCGATGAGTTGATGCGAGCCGTCCGGGCGGCGGCGCGCGGGGAAGCAGTGCTTGCACCGTCGGTGACACAGCACCTCATGGGCCATGTCCGCAGACCGAGCGCCGGCGTGCTGACCGATCGCGAGAAGCAGGTGCTGGAGCTGGTGGCGAACGGCAACTCGAACCGGGAGGCCGCGGCGGCCTTGTTCATCGGCGAGGCGAGCATCAAGACCCACCTGCAGCACATCTACGACAAGCTGGGCGTCCGGGATCGAGCCTCAGCGGTGGCCGAAGGCTATCGCCGACGCCTGCTCAAGTGA
- a CDS encoding TetR/AcrR family transcriptional regulator, giving the protein MRSIYLLWGHHPSPGRSGLSVSAIVKAGIEIADADGLDATSMRKVAERLGVGTMSLYTHVPGKDDLTALMVDAVYAELYNNDVEAAARVGDWRDAVRFIAERNWDLYARHPWLLDLRSSRLTVGPNISRKYETELRPLDGIGLSDVEMDAALTLILSLVDATARARRSSASTRDDSGMSDAEWWGIVAPVLEQVMTDDSLTVSARVGSAVGAAFDAAQNPAHALAFGLDTILDGIQARIQGRLS; this is encoded by the coding sequence GTGCGCAGCATCTACCTGCTATGGGGACACCACCCCAGCCCAGGAAGGTCTGGTCTCTCGGTCTCGGCGATCGTCAAGGCGGGCATCGAGATCGCCGATGCCGATGGCCTCGACGCAACCTCGATGCGCAAGGTCGCCGAACGGCTCGGCGTAGGCACGATGTCCCTCTACACGCATGTGCCCGGCAAGGACGACCTCACCGCACTGATGGTCGATGCGGTCTACGCGGAGCTGTACAACAACGATGTCGAGGCCGCGGCTCGCGTAGGTGACTGGCGAGATGCAGTGAGATTCATTGCCGAGCGGAACTGGGACCTCTACGCCCGGCACCCGTGGCTGCTCGATCTACGTTCATCCCGACTAACGGTCGGGCCGAACATCAGCCGCAAGTACGAGACTGAGTTGCGCCCCCTTGATGGCATCGGGCTGTCCGATGTCGAGATGGACGCGGCCCTCACGCTGATCCTGAGCCTCGTCGACGCGACAGCCCGCGCAAGACGAAGCTCCGCCAGCACACGCGATGACTCCGGCATGTCCGATGCCGAGTGGTGGGGAATCGTCGCTCCCGTCCTAGAACAGGTGATGACAGACGACAGCCTCACCGTGTCCGCGCGGGTCGGCAGCGCTGTCGGCGCGGCGTTCGACGCCGCACAGAACCCCGCGCACGCCCTGGCATTCGGCCTCGATACCATCCTCGACGGCATTCAAGCCCGCATCCAAGGGCGCCTGTCGTAA
- a CDS encoding ATP-binding cassette domain-containing protein, which produces MSGLQNLMMFGRLSRLPIRAARRRAHELLEQFGLAETGSKRVSAYSGGMRRRLDLSVALIVDPQILFVDEPTTGLDPSES; this is translated from the coding sequence ATGTCCGGCCTGCAGAACCTGATGATGTTCGGTCGGCTCAGCAGGCTTCCGATCCGGGCGGCTCGCCGCCGAGCCCACGAGTTGCTGGAGCAGTTCGGACTGGCCGAGACTGGATCGAAACGAGTCAGCGCGTACTCGGGTGGCATGCGCAGGCGGCTCGACCTTTCCGTCGCGCTGATCGTGGACCCGCAGATCCTCTTCGTCGACGAACCGACCACCGGGCTTGACCCCAGCGAGTCGTAG
- a CDS encoding ArsR/SmtB family transcription factor, with product MSGSLFLAETQAFLKALASETRQQIMQEFATGAALTVGEIAERCGIGQSTASEQLTILRQGGLVTSTRAGKQVRYRADPSRISDQLEVLGDFLARCCPPTGAGDS from the coding sequence ATGAGTGGTTCGTTGTTCCTGGCGGAGACGCAGGCGTTCCTGAAGGCGCTGGCCAGCGAGACGCGACAGCAGATCATGCAGGAGTTCGCCACCGGCGCGGCACTGACGGTCGGTGAGATCGCTGAGAGGTGTGGGATCGGGCAGTCCACCGCCTCGGAGCAGTTGACGATCCTGAGACAGGGGGGTCTGGTGACCTCAACGCGGGCGGGCAAGCAGGTGCGGTATCGGGCGGACCCGAGCCGGATCAGTGACCAGCTGGAGGTGCTGGGCGACTTCCTTGCACGCTGCTGCCCGCCAACGGGAGCGGGCGATTCCTAG
- a CDS encoding arsenate reductase ArsC, with translation MTDPKPSVLFVCIHNAGRSQMAAGYLRHLAGDRIEVRSAGSMPADQINPIAVEAMREEGIDIAAEQPKVLTPEAVQASDVVITMGCGDACPYYPGKRYEDWKLDDPAGQGIDAVRPIRDDIRARIEGLIASLAS, from the coding sequence ATGACCGACCCCAAGCCGTCCGTGCTGTTCGTCTGCATCCACAACGCCGGCCGCTCCCAGATGGCAGCCGGCTACCTCCGCCACCTCGCCGGCGACCGGATCGAGGTCCGCTCCGCCGGCTCCATGCCCGCCGACCAGATCAACCCCATCGCCGTCGAAGCCATGCGCGAAGAGGGCATCGACATCGCCGCGGAGCAGCCCAAGGTGCTCACGCCTGAGGCCGTCCAGGCCTCGGATGTGGTGATCACGATGGGGTGCGGCGACGCCTGCCCCTACTACCCGGGCAAGCGCTACGAGGACTGGAAGCTCGACGACCCCGCCGGGCAAGGCATCGATGCTGTGCGGCCGATCCGCGACGACATCCGTGCCCGTATTGAGGGGCTGATCGCCTCTCTCGCCAGCTAG
- a CDS encoding metalloregulator ArsR/SmtB family transcription factor: MTETPTTVETCAPAEAHAIGLDVATTVANTLKALADPLRLRMLSAIATDPRGESCVCDLAELADVSQPTISHHLKVLKDTGLLSSQRRGTWVYYRLVPTRQAAVTALLDGFASTVAADPAEDRPESPREVDSHVIDRLAEELADEYDTLSRDLVVTMVRESYAGLLRSAKIARHLVPLTERFARQRLTDLTRDRGTGVPQVLFVCVQNAGRSQLAAALVNQMADGKVVARSAGSRPAPDVHPHVRSLLTQIEGEDAATERFPKPLTDDAVRAADVVITMGCGDVCPIIPGVRYEDWAVGDPALASAEGVEAIRDDIAARVRTLLDSLTTH; encoded by the coding sequence ATGACCGAAACACCCACAACGGTCGAGACGTGCGCACCTGCCGAGGCGCACGCAATCGGCCTCGACGTCGCTACCACCGTGGCCAACACGTTGAAGGCGCTGGCCGACCCGCTCCGGCTCCGGATGCTGTCGGCCATCGCCACCGACCCGCGCGGCGAGTCCTGCGTCTGCGACCTCGCCGAACTCGCCGACGTCTCCCAACCCACCATCTCCCACCACCTGAAGGTCCTGAAGGACACCGGCCTGCTCAGCTCCCAACGGCGCGGCACCTGGGTGTACTACCGCCTCGTCCCCACCCGACAGGCGGCCGTCACCGCCCTCCTGGACGGCTTCGCATCCACGGTCGCCGCCGATCCTGCAGAGGATCGGCCCGAGTCGCCGCGTGAGGTCGACTCGCACGTCATCGATCGCCTCGCCGAAGAACTGGCCGACGAATACGACACGCTGAGTCGCGACCTGGTGGTCACGATGGTGCGGGAGTCCTACGCCGGTCTCCTCCGATCCGCGAAGATCGCCCGACACCTGGTGCCGCTCACCGAGCGCTTCGCCCGCCAGCGCCTCACCGACCTCACCCGCGACCGCGGGACGGGTGTGCCGCAGGTGTTGTTCGTGTGCGTACAGAACGCCGGCCGATCCCAGCTCGCGGCCGCGCTGGTCAACCAGATGGCCGATGGCAAGGTCGTCGCCCGCTCCGCCGGATCGCGACCGGCGCCAGACGTCCACCCGCACGTGCGCTCGCTGCTCACCCAGATCGAGGGCGAGGACGCCGCTACCGAGCGATTCCCCAAGCCGCTTACCGACGACGCGGTCCGCGCCGCCGATGTCGTCATCACCATGGGCTGCGGCGACGTCTGCCCGATCATCCCCGGCGTCCGCTACGAGGACTGGGCGGTCGGAGACCCGGCCCTCGCCTCTGCCGAGGGCGTCGAAGCCATCCGCGACGACATCGCCGCCCGCGTCCGCACCCTGCTCGACTCCCTCACCACCCACTAA
- the arsB gene encoding ACR3 family arsenite efflux transporter, which translates to MTATATAPTRATPKRLSALDRWLPLWIGLAMVAGLLLGRLVPAVSDVLAHLEVGGISVPIGLGLLVMMYPVLAKVRYDKIAAVTGDKRLLVSSLVLNWIIGPAVMFALAWLFLPDLPEYRTGLIIVGLARCIAMVVIWNDLACGDREATAVLVAINSIFQVVAFSLLGWFYLTVLPGWLGLDTQGLEVSVGQIALNVLVFLGVPLIAGFASRWIGEKRRGRDWYENRFLPRVGPWALYGLLFTIVLLFALQGEAITSSPFDVARIALPLLVYFALMWFVGLLLGKGLGLGYARSTTLAFTAAGNNFELAIAVAIGTFGAASGQALAGVVGPLIEVPVLVGLVYVSLWAARAWFHTDPYAPDTATTDLRRTP; encoded by the coding sequence ATGACCGCGACCGCAACGGCGCCCACACGCGCCACTCCGAAGCGCCTGTCCGCCCTCGACCGTTGGCTGCCGCTGTGGATCGGACTGGCGATGGTCGCGGGCCTCCTACTCGGTCGTCTCGTCCCCGCCGTCTCCGATGTGCTCGCTCACCTGGAGGTGGGAGGCATCTCGGTACCGATCGGGCTGGGGCTGCTCGTGATGATGTACCCCGTGCTCGCAAAGGTCCGCTACGACAAGATCGCGGCCGTCACGGGCGACAAGCGTCTCCTCGTCTCATCCCTGGTGCTGAACTGGATCATCGGCCCGGCAGTCATGTTCGCCCTCGCCTGGCTGTTCCTGCCTGATCTGCCGGAGTACCGAACGGGGCTCATCATCGTGGGACTGGCCCGCTGCATCGCGATGGTCGTGATCTGGAACGACCTGGCCTGCGGCGACCGAGAGGCCACCGCCGTGCTGGTTGCGATCAACTCCATCTTCCAGGTCGTCGCATTCTCGCTGCTCGGCTGGTTCTACCTCACCGTACTGCCCGGCTGGCTCGGCCTCGATACCCAAGGTCTGGAAGTGTCAGTGGGGCAGATCGCGCTGAACGTCCTGGTCTTCCTCGGCGTCCCGCTCATCGCAGGGTTCGCCTCGCGGTGGATCGGCGAGAAGCGCCGGGGACGCGACTGGTACGAGAACCGATTCCTCCCCAGAGTGGGGCCGTGGGCGCTCTATGGGTTGCTGTTCACCATCGTGCTGCTCTTCGCACTCCAAGGCGAAGCGATCACATCCAGTCCGTTCGATGTCGCCCGGATCGCCCTGCCGCTACTGGTCTACTTCGCGCTGATGTGGTTCGTCGGGCTCTTGCTCGGCAAGGGTCTCGGACTGGGCTATGCCCGCTCCACCACACTGGCGTTCACGGCGGCGGGCAACAACTTCGAACTCGCCATCGCGGTCGCGATCGGCACCTTCGGCGCGGCATCTGGACAGGCCCTCGCAGGGGTCGTCGGCCCGCTTATCGAAGTTCCCGTGCTCGTCGGCCTCGTCTACGTCTCGCTGTGGGCCGCACGCGCCTGGTTCCACACCGACCCCTACGCTCCGGACACCGCTACGACCGACCTGAGGAGGACACCATGA
- the trxA gene encoding thioredoxin: MSITPVTDATFVSEVLESELPVVVDIWAAWCGPCKAIAPILEHLAAEYAGRVKIVKIDADANPETVTTVGVTSIPTLSFYRDGERVDMLIGAHPKPSIAAKIDGLLA; this comes from the coding sequence ATGAGCATCACCCCCGTCACCGACGCCACGTTTGTCAGCGAAGTGCTCGAATCAGAGCTTCCGGTCGTAGTTGATATCTGGGCTGCGTGGTGCGGCCCATGCAAGGCCATCGCTCCGATCCTGGAGCACTTGGCCGCCGAGTATGCGGGCCGGGTCAAGATCGTCAAGATCGACGCGGACGCCAATCCCGAGACCGTGACCACAGTTGGTGTCACCTCGATCCCCACTCTTTCCTTCTACCGCGACGGCGAGCGGGTCGACATGCTGATCGGCGCGCACCCAAAGCCGTCCATCGCCGCGAAGATCGACGGACTCCTGGCATGA
- the trxB gene encoding thioredoxin-disulfide reductase: MSMQDVELVIVGSGPAGYTAAVYAARAGLAPVVLAGSVTAGGALMTTTEVENFPGFTDGIQGPELMEAMRAQAERFGARIIYDDATCLALTESTKVIETSSSGTFQARAVILAMGSAYRKLGLPEEARLSGHGLSWCATCDGFFFRDREIAVIGGGDSAMEEALFLTRFAAKVTLVHRRGEFRASRIMAERALADPKIEVAWNSEVAAILGEANVTGLRLRDTITGTERVLDVSGTFVAIGHDPRSELVADQVSTDAEGYVIVAHPTTRTNVAGVFAAGDLVDHNYRQAITAAGTGCASALDAQHYLSTLDLPTQIESPTLEVSA, translated from the coding sequence ATGTCGATGCAAGATGTGGAACTAGTGATCGTAGGGTCCGGCCCAGCCGGATACACCGCAGCTGTCTACGCCGCGCGAGCAGGCCTCGCGCCGGTCGTCCTGGCTGGATCGGTGACGGCCGGCGGAGCGCTGATGACGACCACGGAGGTCGAAAACTTCCCCGGCTTCACCGACGGCATCCAAGGCCCCGAGCTGATGGAAGCGATGCGCGCCCAGGCAGAGCGCTTCGGCGCCCGCATCATCTATGACGACGCGACCTGTCTTGCACTCACCGAATCCACGAAGGTCATCGAGACCAGCAGCAGCGGAACCTTCCAGGCGCGCGCCGTGATTCTGGCGATGGGGTCCGCATATCGCAAGCTCGGTCTCCCTGAGGAAGCGCGACTCTCGGGACATGGCCTGTCATGGTGCGCGACCTGCGACGGCTTCTTCTTCCGTGACCGGGAGATCGCGGTCATCGGCGGTGGCGATTCCGCGATGGAAGAAGCACTGTTCTTGACGCGCTTCGCTGCCAAGGTCACGCTCGTCCACCGGCGCGGCGAGTTCCGGGCGTCCCGGATCATGGCCGAGCGGGCATTGGCCGACCCCAAGATCGAGGTCGCATGGAACAGCGAGGTGGCCGCGATCCTCGGCGAGGCGAACGTCACCGGTCTGCGCCTGCGCGACACGATCACAGGCACCGAACGCGTGCTGGATGTGTCGGGCACTTTCGTCGCAATCGGGCACGACCCGCGCTCCGAGCTTGTCGCCGACCAGGTGTCCACCGACGCCGAGGGGTACGTCATCGTGGCCCATCCAACGACACGCACCAACGTGGCCGGCGTGTTCGCCGCCGGTGACCTGGTGGATCACAACTACCGGCAGGCGATCACGGCCGCTGGCACCGGCTGCGCCTCTGCCTTGGACGCGCAGCACTATCTGTCGACCCTCGATCTGCCCACCCAGATCGAGAGTCCCACTCTGGAGGTTTCCGCATGA
- a CDS encoding ArsR/SmtB family transcription factor, with amino-acid sequence MVQHLPIIDCAPRGASALADEEAERVAATFKALSDPVRVKLLHHISANCCSSVCACHMPDSLGISQPTLSYHLARLVKAGLISREMRHKWAHYHATPQGLATVRAFLAGLPDPDNCSADPSITC; translated from the coding sequence ATGGTTCAGCACCTCCCGATCATCGACTGCGCCCCACGGGGCGCGTCGGCGCTCGCCGACGAGGAGGCCGAGCGGGTCGCCGCCACCTTCAAGGCACTCTCCGATCCGGTCCGGGTCAAGCTGCTGCATCACATCTCGGCGAACTGCTGCTCCAGCGTGTGCGCCTGTCACATGCCCGACAGTCTTGGCATCAGCCAGCCAACCCTCTCCTACCATCTGGCCCGGCTGGTCAAGGCCGGGCTCATCAGCCGGGAGATGCGCCACAAGTGGGCGCACTACCACGCCACGCCGCAGGGCCTGGCGACCGTGCGAGCGTTCCTCGCCGGACTGCCGGACCCGGACAACTGCTCGGCGGACCCGTCGATCACCTGCTGA
- the arsD gene encoding arsenite efflux transporter metallochaperone ArsD, producing the protein MIQVFEGPLCCNTGVCGPDPDQALVDFTADLDWLTRQGVSVRRANLAQDPAAFADSAVARAFVQKVGASGLPLIVADDVTVATGRYPSRAELARIAGVEAPAENTATGCCGSAPSTPAASVCCGDEAPVSSGCCGSDQSVTIQSGSQA; encoded by the coding sequence ATGATCCAGGTCTTCGAAGGCCCGCTGTGCTGCAACACCGGGGTGTGTGGCCCCGACCCCGACCAGGCGCTGGTCGACTTCACCGCCGACCTCGACTGGCTTACCCGGCAAGGCGTGTCGGTGCGCCGGGCGAACCTGGCCCAGGACCCCGCCGCGTTCGCTGACAGCGCCGTCGCGCGGGCGTTCGTGCAGAAGGTCGGCGCGTCCGGGCTGCCGCTGATCGTGGCCGACGACGTGACGGTTGCCACCGGACGCTACCCCTCCCGCGCCGAGCTGGCCCGGATCGCCGGCGTCGAGGCGCCCGCCGAGAACACGGCGACCGGGTGCTGCGGTAGCGCACCGTCCACCCCGGCAGCGTCGGTGTGCTGTGGCGACGAGGCCCCGGTGTCGTCGGGATGCTGCGGTTCGGACCAGTCGGTGACCATCCAGTCCGGTTCTCAGGCGTAG